The genomic interval AATAGAATAACCGCCCATATCAGCCATAATCACCGGAAGTTCCAAACCAATCAGGATAAAGACCAGACCATTTAAAATAAAGATTAAAGTGGCCCATACGCCTATGGTTTGCAAACGTGAATTGCCTGTGGTAAATAGTTCATGCGAACGGTAAGACAGAAATAATCCTCCGCTAACTACTGCCATTACGCCCGAAAAGTGAAATTCTTCTGCAGCGATGTACATGATATAGGGCGTAATCAAGGTCAGCGCAGCATCTATACTGGGCGTGGTCGGTAAAAAACGATGTACTACATACATAATATGTGCAACTGCCAAACCAAAGACGATCCCCATGCCTGCCACTAAAAAAAACTGACCAACAGCCTGTCCCATAGAAAAGTAACCAGACAATACTGCAGCTAATGCAAAACGAAAAACAATTAAACTGGAAGCATCATTGATGAGGCTTTCCCCTTCTAAAGTCGCTGTCAGCCGCTTAGGAATTTTCACATTTTTCAGGACTGAGTTTGCAGCAACCGCATCAGGCGGTGAAATAATCCCGCCCAGTAAAAAGCCCATAGCCAAAGTAAAACCTGGAATCATCACTGTAGAAACGAAGGCCACAATAGTAGAAGTTAAAAAAACCAGGCCAAATGCAAGCATTCCAATAGCCCTTCTCCATTTCCAGAAATCGTTCCAGGAGGTATACCAGGCTGCTTCGTAAAGCAATGGTGGAAGAAACAGCAAAAAGATCATCTCAGGCTCTATTGCTATAATGGGCATCGCAGGGATAAAACTTATTCCTAAACCAGCCAGCACTAAAAAAACAGGATAAGAAATATGGAGTTTTTGCCCCAGCATAGTGAGGATAAAAACCGCAAAAAGCAGGGTAAGTACAATTAAAAGTTGTGCGTGAAACATAAACAGGAAATGCCAATCATAAGGGAGATGTCAAATGTCACAAATTAACGATAAATCAGGATAATCACAAAATGTGGATGAATCGATTTTAATCACCTTTTAATGTGGTGGTAAATAAACATGTGATACCTTTAATTTTGCTGTAGTATTAATTCCTACTCTTGTTTATATTAAATTTAAAATTCATAACCAACACAAAATGAATACGATATCATCCATGCTAAATGATCATGGAACCCTTATACAAATCATTTTATATCTTGTAGTTATCGTTTCTATCTGGCTTGCAGAATTCAGAATTGCCTTACATTCTCTAAAAGAAAAATGGCAGCATACTTCGATTAACCTGATGTTTATCCTGACTGCCCTTCCAATTCAGCTCGCTATGACTGTTCTGGTAATCTTTGTTTCAGGCTGGGTCTCCCTGCATCACTGGGGAATTTTATACTTGCTGCCACATAGTCAAAGTGCCTGGGTAAAATATGTTGCCGGCTTCTTTTTAATGGACTTTTTTGAATACGT from Pedobacter sp. WC2423 carries:
- a CDS encoding Na+/H+ antiporter; translated protein: MFHAQLLIVLTLLFAVFILTMLGQKLHISYPVFLVLAGLGISFIPAMPIIAIEPEMIFLLFLPPLLYEAAWYTSWNDFWKWRRAIGMLAFGLVFLTSTIVAFVSTVMIPGFTLAMGFLLGGIISPPDAVAANSVLKNVKIPKRLTATLEGESLINDASSLIVFRFALAAVLSGYFSMGQAVGQFFLVAGMGIVFGLAVAHIMYVVHRFLPTTPSIDAALTLITPYIMYIAAEEFHFSGVMAVVSGGLFLSYRSHELFTTGNSRLQTIGVWATLIFILNGLVFILIGLELPVIMADMGGYSIVEAIKYGVVISLITIVVRIIYVMSLAYVPKWVGSTKRIDHYNPTWKAPLIVGWAGMRGVVSLASALAIPLLLTNGEAFPHRSLILFITFVVILITLVFQGLTLPLIIKWVKMKDTGDYLPDEEQQAGISLRLMNIAVKELDEKYADDIRVNPFVSCLRDQLQNDKTIMEQRLASLECNDMKREEVEHYNRILLHIYKLQRQELHVLRTENFYSDEEIRKQESQLDLDEAKLRSE